In the genome of Malania oleifera isolate guangnan ecotype guangnan chromosome 5, ASM2987363v1, whole genome shotgun sequence, the window AACCATATATAccagatagtatgtgaattttcaGCAGTTAATCGTGTctttgttgtggacaggctccccgttagttagggttgaggtggccaaTCTGACTATCGGAGTTCATTTGACTTATCCTGATCAATCAACTAGTGTAAGTCatgcctacaggccacacaaccctaccATGAGGGGTttaatcatgacatacagatttttagggtattttcacaattatatatatacagaatgTCAGtagatatattaaaatactagcagtatgattatatagtaaactcagatattacaggtTTATTTTAAGTCACgaaggtgtgagttacacagtattacactttacatggtatctcaatacagttatttatcagtaaattgtttatgtaagctcagttgccacacattagtaatagtgatagttatggtgcaactccaagaggggggtgaattgggtatttaaaaacttattgcctaggtctactgattttaacaacaaagtaatttagcctagggttagtctatgcaatcatcaaacacacatacacgtgcagtaaatataaattgtggaaatgtaaagaacacgcacgatatgttattggggttcggccaactgtgcctacatccctgccttggccacaccagcacaagaattaccactaaaatactctcttaagtgggtgaagcggcacctatacaaccaggtcaattcaaggggctgacctcaaccgacacgccttaacaggattgcgcacctagctttcctaagcaagtctaagccaatccggaactattcgacaaggctagtctccctcttcaagcctgtgcctagaatacaaccaatgtgtataaattttttgtacacgtaaatgcgcttcaacacaagtagatgtgtgcaccaatatagctcagtcaataatgcaagcacggatgatatgtaaatatgctcagtgctctaatgtgtgctaaacactcattcatgtatatattttcagtcctgatctagagtgtatatctaagcaagatttgaaacacactatttgaatatcacaaaatcaaatcagggtttcaaatatgctaagcaagataaatcaaacaaattcaataggatatttcaatgtataaagcataatggagttgtttgaaagactagcttttgtaaaggatttttgcacataaaatctaggtttaggtaacctgcaacaataatgcaagaaccaaaacccttaaagtttttccacactagattatcaaatgaaattggtgaaagaactttaggctatactctcaagtaaaatcaattaaacaatatatCAAGAGCGAGTATAAGCTAGAGAGATTTAAGTACACTAGCcttatagagatactcacaatgcttaagaaagagaatgatgagtatgtgagtgtttgcaagaaatatttggaaaatatagggtttttagggttttgagagttgagaaaatttttgccctaatcaagtttgctaatccttgctaattaagataaatgaactagtatatataggcaaggaggatttttttaactgttggggacacaatgggtataattaaaattgtctaaaagaccattaagaaaattaacccagtttaccccatttaaaaaatcagtaaaaattattttaacccgcaaggttcgggtgcccgaacaaatacagtcaaaaaatcaattttaagaggttcgggtgcctgagttgAGGACCAGTTGGCCGAAACAAAATTGGTAGCCAAAattctgaggttcgggtgcccgaagcttagctcggttaaccaaaccaagtagttcagtcgcccgagcctctatttgaacgtagACATACGGtcgcccaagtagttgaaaaaGTGTTCTGAAGAGTactcgggtgcccgaggaagatacgttcaaaagaggttcggtcgctcgaatgttgacttgttcggtcgcccaagccgctttacacggcatggattcggttgcccgaaccctctcaacctttccaattttcagttcaattttagccaattgtaattcccccaatatgaagatgataatggggactttttgtgcatttgtttagagacctaaggtaTTTTTATCCTACCGAAAAAGATCCAGTGTTGgtcgaccttcgatcgaccgaaaggtgatccctaaggtctgtgtaggtacctaaagtccaactatagtcattttgagcatacctaccaaccatgcatgatgcaaattattacaagtcatacacgtgcacagttcataataaattacatcccagaatgaagaaataatcaaatgaataaaaaatacaacacatatatcttcattcttcaataTGAACACcttacgccatcatgatatgtctttcagtcctaaagcgcgcacaaggtgaacctacatgcaattcttaatacaaccattagtaccaagagtattagtcataatcaaaattgggtgtgaccaatgTGGTCAACAAATAGTATATCTCTTCTTACTGatcgttgtctcatcccagtgatttaacatttttcaggtaattcagttggacgagcagatcaggctcgcaggtagagaggtcgtctacactatcttgcctatagggtaagtgttattagGAGATTGTATTTTTGTATAGCATTCAGGAGTTTGGGTAATAGATGCTGGGATGAtaagtaattatgtatgtatattttgaaaaaatacaGGATTTTGATATTGTAAATAgagatgtatgactttatgttttccgctgcttaggtatgttACTTTGTAAACAGGAATTTCCTCAGTGCCCacctggggcctgagatgttatagcaaaCATTTCGGGGGTATCGgagtattttattttgcagtatattttataaataaaaaaaaattggtacaaattttcaggtcgttacaaatatTGTCTTAAATGGAAAAATATCTGAACTGCATGCATGTATGCATTTGTGCTATAATGATAAAATTGAAtgcatatattttaaattgtcttATTTTGTTAATATGTGTGTGCATcttgtttaaatttaaattatgcatattgaaagggggagccttttcaggttaTTCCCAttttgctctgatacatttataATCATCAAAAAAGAGGaaattgttaactttttgagtctgatccatttgatgctgacaaagcatctgTATCTTATGTGGGCATTTAGTTTGTGAACAGGTTCatatttcagcacacacataaagATTAAGAGAAATGGAATCCAAGacggatcttaatgcacatacaCCTAGCGTACCTatgaagtgaagagcaaaagatcaagaagaagacatttaattttattgtattgcatttagtttataatttggtctgtaataatgcatttgcatgcatAATGTGAATGACAAGCTTAGAacgaccatagacagaccttagggactaacaaatttttaggaaaattattgGGTCGACTGAATACCTTATTGGCTAAAAAATTCAGAGTGTTGACTAAGCCATGATCAACCAAACCattggcattataaatgccttggttgaccgaaccattaggaagttaacatgttgacttcgcaCGATCGATCGTTTAGTTTTTGAACGTATTGTCCCTAGTCAATTGAACCATGAAGTGattgacccccccccccccccaaacaacTTGGTTGTCCATTTTTTTAGTTCATTTTAGcttgggtcgaccaaaccatatgagcaGTCAACCGAACCTAAGCCATGGTCGACCTAACccacgaaggggttcaaaattgccttagtCGATCGACCATATttgtagttcaaaagtgccaCAATCGACTGAACTTAGTAATATGATCGActaaaccttgaatatggtcgacagAACTTCTCAGGTTGGCGAGATCTTTACCAtagttaaacagggttatttttcattaaacctaatcaaaatttttcaaaaataccctatAAGTCTCTAACGATTACATTTTTtgcaatatctatatataccccttcatttgacTTAATTAGCACGatattagaaaaaatcattaagaaaaaattctctaaaatttttataCTCATACTCCTCTTATTGCTCAAATTCTTCCAATCTTTTCAAAGTATACTGCTTATACTctcttacactctttattttaaaatcattttgaagagagcatttgattaatatttgggcatttattttcttcatccaaagcttatactctcactagttctttgtttgggaaaacttatttttgagagttagcttatTGGATATCCCATATATtctattgataaatattattaggagaaaatttatattagctatctttgaaagacttgagcgcactaggaaagtcttattgcaattgtgcttacactcacacatattatttttgcaagttcatttgtaagcaaaaaccctaaattctcctacactttatttgggaaaaacataatttgagaaatattttgttagggtttaaatccttgagcatccattatatatatttttatttaaggattattttAGTGAGAAAGTCATCATACTCGcattgagcttcatttcatatcatacgtgagtgtattgagcataCTATTGAACGTCATCTGCTTAGTTTAAAAGCACATCTGTTTGTACATaaaattattgattatctgttgtgtTCCCGACGGGTTGTCGAAAGAGAgagactaaccctgtgaataTTCCCAAACTTGCTCAGACctagttaggagagcaccggactagTTCAAACTCGGTTAGGAGAAATAGGTGCATCATTCTAGTAAAGTGTTAtaaatggtgtcactccacctacAAGTGAgtaacttagtggaatcctcttatttgtgagcttaaggcgggaatgtaggcagtattggccgaagcCCAATAACATATGATGTGCCTACTTTTTAATTTCCTACACTTTATATTCCCAcgcatgtatgttatattcaatagattgtgaatgttgcgcatgatttaatttccgcatattatatttatctacgcaatTGGTATTTTTCTTGGAAAGACCCAAAGTTGTGCATTACTGCTGCTagttaaattaaatttaagagaaaaattttaaatacctaattcaccccccctcttgaaaatataccaattccaacatctACAAAAAAATTGTAGATTACTTATCTACTTTTCTTGAATTTTCTACAACTTTCTTAGTTTATAAATGACAATTAGTGCATGCCTTTTGGCTATGAATTACAGCTTTCTCGAGAATAAGACGAGCGATGCTTTTAGACTTtcaagaaacaagaaagaaagatATAGCTTTTCAATcacaaatataaatttttaacCAAATTATTTGATAAAGCACAAATTTCACAATatcattcaaatttttaaattaaaatttttttatttttaattttaaaaaaaaaattgaatttgaatttgggtgGATATAGACAAAAAGTAatatacaattgtattaaattttattcaattcattcaaattcaaatttaaaactcaaattcATACTCCTAAATGTATTACATTTGgaaagataaatttttttaaattgtcggacatacaaatatataattataactcttttatattttttcatgTTAATTTCAGGCAATTTCAAATTGATGATCTTAAATAGGTAAGTTGaaggtgtatttttttttttctttctgccAGTATTTCCAAAATGCTATTCCCCTACAAATATTCTTTTGTAAATTTCATGCAACAAgaagacaaaaaataaaataaaaaataaaaaataaaattgattaaaAAGGCACATCTGCAAAATATCTTCATCACCAATAACCTTTCCTTTTTTGTCAGGTATGAAGAATATGTTCAACAAAATTATTGATAGAACCACCTAAAACATATTAACAGTGCCATTTTTCGGCTTCCCTAATTAATTGCCAATATCTTCTTGGTTCCAACTTTTTTCATCGCATAAAATTGAAAGCTCTCGTCAATGGGTATGCCATTATTAGGAGCAAGTTGTATACTACCATAACTGGCTTCTTTCCTTCCTTGATTTTCGCTGGATTATTGCCTTGACTGTTCATTTTTTCGTGAATGGCGATCTGCTCACACCTCCCCGCCATTCAGTCTTACCGCTTTTTGCCTCATCCGAAACTTTATATATACGTACAGTACTCGCAACCAGTTCATCCATCGCCGACCACTTGTCTCCTTCTCCCTAATTTTATATTTCTTACACCGTTATTTCCCTACTTCCATGCCCGCCTGAGTAACCGTCCTCTCTCCCCTCTCCCACTCCTTTTCCAATGGGTCTGTTTTGGGCTCTGGCCTTGATTTCCGGTCTCTGTTTCTCCACTTCCGGCGTTCATTCCTCCGCCGACGGAGTCAAGACCTTCATCGTCCGAGTCCAAAACGACTTGAAGCCCAGCGCCTTTGCTAATGTCGAGAACTGGTACGCCTCCACCCTGCGAAGCCTCACCCGCAACCCTCTAGGCTCCGAGGAGGAAGCCACTGCCTTCGGCGGTGACTTCGTCCACGTTTACAAAACAGTCTTCTACGGATTCGCGGCGAGGCTGACCCCACAGCAGGTGGATGAACTGACGGCGCGTTCGGAAGTCCTCGGTGTTTTCCCAGACGAGTTTCGGCAGTTACAAACAACACGTACGTCGGAGTTTCTTGGCCTGACAGTCGCCGGGAAACCCGCCAGACTTCTAGCCGAGTCCGATGGCGGTTCCAACGTTATCATCGGAGTTTTGGACACCGGCATTGGGCCCGAACGGCTCAGTTTTAAGGACGAAGGCTTGGGGCCCGTGCCTGCACGCTGGAAAGGGGAGTGCGTCGGAGGAGTCGACTTCACCACAGAGCTCTGCAACAAAAAGCTCATCGGGGCGAGGTACTTCACCGCCGGGTTAGATGCCGCCGGCCCCAATGCCACGAAGGATGTCAAGTCAGCGCGAGACACCGAGGGACACGGAACCCACACCGCGTCCACCGCCGCCGGGCGACAGGTGGTGAATGCTTCCTTCCTCGGCTATGCTCAGGGCGTCGCCTCGGGGGTTGCTCCGAAAGCGAGAATTGCAGTTTACAAGGTGTGTTGGTCGAGAGGGTGCTTGAACTCCGACTTACTCGCTGCTTTCGATAAAGCCGTCGAAGACGGCGTCGACGTTATCTCTCTTTCAATCGGCGGCGGCGCCATGCCTTATTCCACAGACCCAATTGCTTTAGGTGCTTTCGGTGCCATGGAAAAGGGCGTGTTCGTTTCCGCCTCCGCCGGCAACGAAGGTCCCACCCCGTCAAGTCTGAGCAACGCAGCCCCGTGGATCACCACTGTCGGAGCGAGCACCATTGATCGGACATTCCCGGCGGATTTGATATTAGAGAACGGTGAAGTCCTCACCGGCGCTTCTCTCTACGTCGGGAAGCCACTGCCCTCAAAGACTTATTTCCCCCTGGTCTACATTGCTAATGGTAATTACGGGACATCAACTTGCGCGCCCGGGTCGTTGGATCCAGCGCAGGTACGTGGCAAGATCGTGGTGTGCGACAGAGGTGGCGGCTCACGTGTCGGCAAGGGAAAGACCGTAATGGATGCCGGAGGGATAGGAGTTGTGGTTGCCAACGTCGCGCCGCTCGGAGAAGGCATCGTCGCCGACCCCCATATCCTCCCGGGTTTAGACATTAGCGAGTCGGCCGCCGATAAGCTCAAAACTTACATCTCGGCTTTTAGAAACCCCAGGGCCACCATTGTTTTCCGTGGGACCCAGGTCGGAGTTAAACCGGCACCTATCGTTGCGTCCTTCTCGTCGAGAGGCCCGCCGGAGTCTCTATTCGTCATGAAACCCGATTTGATCGCGCCAGGTGTCAACATCCTTGCGGCCTGGCCCGAGGGCGTGTCGCTGACGGAAGGTGTCCCCAACCAGAGGCGTTCCGACTTCAACATTATCTCCGGGACTTCCATGTCGTGCCCGCACGTGTCCGGTTTGGCCGCGCTCCTTAAAGGGGCCCACCAGGACTGGTCGCCGGCAATGATTCGGTCGGCTTTAATCACGACGGCCTATACTCGTTCCAACGACCAGAAACCCGTGCTGGACGAGACGGCGTACACTCCGGCCACCGTGTGGGACATGGGAGCCGGACACGTGGATCCTGAGAAGGCAGTCGATCCGGGGCTGGTCTACGATATCACAGTCGACGATTACTTGAACTTCCTCTGCGCCTCCGGGTTAAGCGCGGAGAAATTGAGAGCCATCGCTCGGAGGTCGGTGAACTGCGTCCGCGCGTTTAGAAGTCCTTCGGAGCTGAACTACGCGACAATCTCCGTCGTCTTCAACGTGTCGAGGAGGTCCAAATTGGAACAAGTGGTTACGAGGACAGCGACGTACGTCAGCGACGGCCCTTCGACGTACAGAGTGGCATTCTCCAATACGAAGAATGCAATCGTGACCGTCCGTCCGAAGACGTTGGTTTTCAAGACGAAGGGTGAGAAACTGACATACGAGGTTCGGGTTTTGGCTAAGAACGTGGACGTTCCAACTGGCAATGCATATACCGAGTCAACCTCGCTGACGTGGACGGATGGGAAGCACCGGGTCACTTCGCCCGTTGTGGTGGCGTGGAAGGCAAATGACTTTTTCTAAATTTGCATGAAATTAACGTATaagtaataatatatatttattattattattattattattattatcaattatAAATAGGCACATAATTAATCAGTCTCGCTgctaatattataattataataataatacctatAGCAAtgatttttcaattaatttattTCACATTTTGTTTCATAAAAGTCAAAGATGATAGCGtaagcaaaaaaaaattattttattttttttataaaatgtaaGAATTACTATCTTCGCGATAGTGTTGTGTGGATGTATTAATTTGATCATGGTATTGAGTTGATGACCATCTTATTTTCTGCTCTATACTTCACCTTTGTTTAAAATGGTCTAGTGAACCTTCTTACTACCTAAGTTTATGACCAAGGACTTctaggttttctttttttttttttcttgtaaattgGTTGTTTCTCATCTGTCCCAGCTCTCTTACtttaccttttaaaaaataaaattttattttatttttacaaaaatattgttaaaaatgagcttttatttcaatataattaaaattttaaaactatttgCTAAAGatatgtaaaattaatttttgttcaTTCAGttggtatatttatatatatatatatatatatatatatatatattcacttttcttaataaccaaatatgaaaagtagatttttttcattttttttttctttttataa includes:
- the LOC131155259 gene encoding subtilisin-like protease SBT1.5, encoding MGLFWALALISGLCFSTSGVHSSADGVKTFIVRVQNDLKPSAFANVENWYASTLRSLTRNPLGSEEEATAFGGDFVHVYKTVFYGFAARLTPQQVDELTARSEVLGVFPDEFRQLQTTRTSEFLGLTVAGKPARLLAESDGGSNVIIGVLDTGIGPERLSFKDEGLGPVPARWKGECVGGVDFTTELCNKKLIGARYFTAGLDAAGPNATKDVKSARDTEGHGTHTASTAAGRQVVNASFLGYAQGVASGVAPKARIAVYKVCWSRGCLNSDLLAAFDKAVEDGVDVISLSIGGGAMPYSTDPIALGAFGAMEKGVFVSASAGNEGPTPSSLSNAAPWITTVGASTIDRTFPADLILENGEVLTGASLYVGKPLPSKTYFPLVYIANGNYGTSTCAPGSLDPAQVRGKIVVCDRGGGSRVGKGKTVMDAGGIGVVVANVAPLGEGIVADPHILPGLDISESAADKLKTYISAFRNPRATIVFRGTQVGVKPAPIVASFSSRGPPESLFVMKPDLIAPGVNILAAWPEGVSLTEGVPNQRRSDFNIISGTSMSCPHVSGLAALLKGAHQDWSPAMIRSALITTAYTRSNDQKPVLDETAYTPATVWDMGAGHVDPEKAVDPGLVYDITVDDYLNFLCASGLSAEKLRAIARRSVNCVRAFRSPSELNYATISVVFNVSRRSKLEQVVTRTATYVSDGPSTYRVAFSNTKNAIVTVRPKTLVFKTKGEKLTYEVRVLAKNVDVPTGNAYTESTSLTWTDGKHRVTSPVVVAWKANDFF